The following are encoded together in the Syngnathus typhle isolate RoL2023-S1 ecotype Sweden linkage group LG5, RoL_Styp_1.0, whole genome shotgun sequence genome:
- the LOC133154651 gene encoding pikachurin isoform X3: MPRRHVSTITGYKIFYTELKNGRPLGTASVKDVPLSVDMLTTGQFDGQANFDVDIGNLKVNTKYRVSVGAYGWAGEGRPSMPRDVGTASHDTCMPPSPPTEPIVVAISDTELALSWQQGESEGSAPIRHFLVAYIRPEMDTEWTYIREPIESNSMVMKGLIPETEYQFVVRAVNVHGASPPSHVNNPVRTLGASDVGSGDYGRYFTDTQIKDDDGFDMDDSDYDIFIEELKPFPGIGQDSGKSQLRSRSGPSGQNIVYRMNTVASPNSTTLPSASPSTTTSTTTSAIFPDFSDLIFPTSAEREVITTTTTTSSTATAAPTTAVTMSQWKGGVPRVYQLTCDDTVCPPDSFCLADLERGGSRCHCNLGRAGDTCAQEVSVKFPRFHGYSHMTFEPLKNSYQTFQISVEFKADAEDGLLLYCGENEHGRGDFASLALLQGKLHYRFNCGKGAAQIASESRVVIGQWHTVTIFRDGTSGWLRLDNDTPISGRSPGQFSKITFRSPLYVGGAPNAYGLARATGATGGFMGCIQSLSLNGMATDVRPWPLGRALSGADVGECSESVCDVVSCGNGGKCLANRADGFICLCPLGFRGELCQDSFSLSSPLFNETMLSYAVVPWPQPSQSYLSFMEFEMTFRPSAPDGTLLYSDDDSSGDFLAINLLDGYVEFRFDCGSGGAVLRSEEQIDMDAWHELRVSRTAKSGILQVDSQKAVEGFAEGAFTQINCSSGLYIGGVALYEKTKKTAGVRKAFTGMIQKLVLNDRTIDLTSGSASGVNVANSEHLCVQSPCANGGTCRPKWDAYECDCPLGYDGRHCQKECGNYCLNTVTEAIEIPQFMGRSYLTYDNRDIVKRVSGLRNNVFMRFKSSASDGLLLWRGDTPMRANSDFLSVGLRDGTLIFSYNLGSGAASIVVNGTFTDGKWHRLKAVRDGQSGKLTVDDYGAKTGRSPGKMRQLNINGPLYVGGMKEIALHTNRQYVGGLLGCVSHFTLSTDYHVALVEDAADGKNINTCST; this comes from the exons ATGCCACGGAGACATGTCAGCACCATCACCGGATACAAG ATATTCTACACTGAGTTGAAAAATGGCCGTCCCCTAGGTACAGCCTCTGTAAAGGATGTCCCTCTTAGTGTGGATATGCTGACTACG GGCCAATTTGATGGACAGGCAAATTTT GATGTGGATATAGGTAACCTAAAGGTGAACACCAAGTACCGAGTGAGCGTCGGTGCCTACGGTTGGGCCGGCGAGGGTCGACCCAGTATGCCCCGAGACGTCGGCACGGCCTCACATG ATACGTGCATGCCACCTTCTCCCCCGACCGAGCCCATCGTTGTGGCGATATCCGACACGGAGTTGGCGTTGTCGTGGCAGCAAGGGGAGAGCGAGGGCAGCGCGCCCATCCGCCACTTCCTGGTTGCTTACATCAG GCCGGAAATGGACACGGAGTGGACATACATCCGTGAGCCCATCGAGAGCAACTCCATGGTTATGAAGGGCCTCATACCCGAGACCGAATACCAGTTTGTCGTCCGAGCCGTCAACGTGCACGGGGCGAGCCCGCCAAGCCACGTCAACAATCCGGTGCGCACCCTGG GAGCCTCAGACGTGGGCAGCGGTGATTACGGACGTTACTTCACGGATACGCAGATCAAGGACGATGACGGTTTTGACATGGACGACTCAGACTATGATATATTTATTGAGGAA CTGAAGCCGTTCCCCGGTATCGGCCAAGACAGCGGCAAGTCGCAGCTTCGCTCTCGTTCTGGTCCGTCGGGTCAGAACATTGTGTACCGCATGAACACCGTGGCATCCCCCAATTCCACAACGTTACCTTCAGCTTCTCCCTCCACCACCACTTCCACCACTACGTCAGCCATCTTCCCGGATTTCTCAGATCTGATTTTTCCTACCAGCGCAGAGCGCGAGGTCATAACCACTACCACCACCACTTCAAG CACGGCTACGGCTGCACCCACCACCGCTGTCACCATGTCCCAGTGGAAGGGCGGCGTCCCTCGAGTGTACCAACTGACTTGTGATGACACCGTGTGCCCCCCTGACAGCTTTTGCCTTGCAGACTTGGAAAGGGGAGGCTCGAGATGCCACTGCAACCTCGGACGTGCCGGTGACACTTGTGCTCAAG AGGTGTCCGTCAAGTTTCCCAGGTTCCATGGCTACTCCCACATGACCTTTGAACCCCTGAAGAACTCCTACCAGACCTTTCAGATCTCGGTGGAGTTCAAG GCGGATGCAGAGGATGGCTTACTGTTGTACTGTGGTGAGAACGAACACGGCCGCGGCGACTTCGCCTCTTTGGCCCTGCTGCAAGGCAAGCTACATTACAG GTTTAACTGCGGAAAAGGCGCCGCTCAGATCGCCAGTGAGAGCCGCGTGGTCATCGGTCAGTGGCATACGGTCACCATCTTCAGGGATGGTACAAGTGGCTGGTTGCGGCTGGACAATGACACGCCCATATCTGGTCGATCACCG GGCCAGTTCAGCAAGATCACGTTCCGCTCACCGCTCTATGTCGGCGGAGCTCCGAACGCTTACGGGCTGGCGAGAGCGACGGGCGCCACTGGAGGCTTTATGGGCTGCATCCAAAGCTTGAGCCTCAACGGCATGGCTACCGACGTCAGACCGTGGCCGCTGGGCAGAGCGCTGAGCGGCGCTGACGTAG GCGAGTGCAGCGAGAGCGTGTGCGACGTAGTGAGCTGCGGAAACGGCGGCAAGTGCCTTGCCAACCGTGCCGACGGCTTCATCTGCCTCTGTCCGCTTGGCTTCAGGGGAGAACTGTGCCAAGATA GCTTCTCTCTGTCCTCACCGCTCTTCAACGAGACAATGTTGTCTTACGCTGTGGTGCCATGGCCTCAGCCCTCCCAGAGCTACTTGTCCTTCATGGAGTTCGAGATGACATTCCGACCGTCAGCGCCCGATGGCACCCTGCTCTACAGCGACGATGACAGCAGTGGTGACTTCTTGGCAATCAACCTGCTGGATGGATACGTGGAGTTCAGATTCGACTGTGGTTCGGGAGGGGCTGTTTTAAG GAGCGAGGAGCAGATTGATATGGACGCATGGCATGAGCTGAGGGTGTCCCGCACGGCGAAAAGTGGAATCCTGCAAGTGGACAGTCAGAAGGCAGTGGAAGGCTTTGCTGAG GGAGCTTTCACGCAAATCAACTGCAGCTCTGGACTTTACATCGGTGGGGTAGCACTGTATGAGAAAACCAAGAAAACGGCGGGCGTCAGGAAGGCCTTCACTGGAATGATTCAAAAG TTGGTTCTGAACGATCGGACCATTGACTTGACGAGCGGCTCAGCGAGTGGCGTCAATGTGGCCAACTCGGAGCACCTGTGTGTTCAAAGCCCTTGCGCCAACGGCGGCACCTGCAGGCCTAAGTGGGACGCCTACGAGTGTGATTGCCCCCTCGGATACGACGGCAGACATTGCCAGAAAG AGTGTGGAAACTACTGCTTGAACA CTGTGACGGAAGCCATTGAGATCCCCCAGTTCATGGGTCGCAGTTACCTCACGTATGACAACAGGGACATTGTCAAAAG GGTGTCAGGTTTGCGGAACAACGTGTTCATGCGCTTCAAGAGCAGCGCCAGTGACGGCCTGCTGCTGTGGAGAGGAGACACCCCCATGAGAGCCAATAGTGACTTCCTGTCTGTCGGCCTGCGGGATGGCACACTCATCTTCAG TTACAACCTGGGCAGTGGTGCGGCAAGCATCGTGGTCAACGGAACCTTCACTGATGGGAAATGGCACAGGCTCAAAGCTGTCAG GGATGGTCAGTCCGGTAAGCTGACCGTGGACGATTATGGTGCCAAAACAGGCCGGTCGCCAGGCAAGATGAGACAACTCAACATAAACGGACCCTTATATGTTG GAGGCATGAAGGAGATTGCTCTACACACCAACCGGCAGTACGTAGGCGGCTTGCTAGGCTGTGTGTCGCACTTCACGCTGTCCACCGATTACCACGTGGCGCTGGTGGAAGACGCCGCCGACGGCAAGAACATCAATACGTGCTCTACTTAG
- the LOC133154651 gene encoding pikachurin isoform X2, which yields MASRNCTRTRTSFLLHFVLFAICCLATRSTAARRSSARRADRLSPPLDIQLESVNCSAFSVRWKMPRRHVSTITGYKIFYTELKNGRPLGTASVKDVPLSVDMLTTGQFDGQANFDVDIGNLKVNTKYRVSVGAYGWAGEGRPSMPRDVGTASHDTCMPPSPPTEPIVVAISDTELALSWQQGESEGSAPIRHFLVAYIRPEMDTEWTYIREPIESNSMVMKGLIPETEYQFVVRAVNVHGASPPSHVNNPVRTLGASDVGSGDYGRYFTDTQIKDDDGFDMDDSDYDIFIEELKPFPGIGQDSGKSQLRSRSGPSGQNIVYRMNTVASPNSTTLPSASPSTTTSTTTSAIFPDFSDLIFPTSAEREVITTTTTTSSTATAAPTTAVTMSQWKGGVPRVYQLTCDDTVCPPDSFCLADLERGGSRCHCNLGRAGDTCAQEVSVKFPRFHGYSHMTFEPLKNSYQTFQISVEFKADAEDGLLLYCGENEHGRGDFASLALLQGKLHYRFNCGKGAAQIASESRVVIGQWHTVTIFRDGTSGWLRLDNDTPISGRSPGQFSKITFRSPLYVGGAPNAYGLARATGATGGFMGCIQSLSLNGMATDVRPWPLGRALSGADVGECSESVCDVVSCGNGGKCLANRADGFICLCPLGFRGELCQDSFSLSSPLFNETMLSYAVVPWPQPSQSYLSFMEFEMTFRPSAPDGTLLYSDDDSSGDFLAINLLDGYVEFRFDCGSGGAVLRSEEQIDMDAWHELRVSRTAKSGILQVDSQKAVEGFAEGAFTQINCSSGLYIGGVALYEKTKKTAGVRKAFTGMIQKLVLNDRTIDLTSGSASGVNVANSEHLCVQSPCANGGTCRPKWDAYECDCPLGYDGRHCQKAVTEAIEIPQFMGRSYLTYDNRDIVKRVSGLRNNVFMRFKSSASDGLLLWRGDTPMRANSDFLSVGLRDGTLIFSYNLGSGAASIVVNGTFTDGKWHRLKAVRDGQSGKLTVDDYGAKTGRSPGKMRQLNINGPLYVGGMKEIALHTNRQYVGGLLGCVSHFTLSTDYHVALVEDAADGKNINTCST from the exons ATCGTCTGAGTCCTCCGTTGGACATCCAGTTGGAGAGCGTCAACTGCAGTGCCTTCAGCGTGCGATGGAAGATGCCACGGAGACATGTCAGCACCATCACCGGATACAAG ATATTCTACACTGAGTTGAAAAATGGCCGTCCCCTAGGTACAGCCTCTGTAAAGGATGTCCCTCTTAGTGTGGATATGCTGACTACG GGCCAATTTGATGGACAGGCAAATTTT GATGTGGATATAGGTAACCTAAAGGTGAACACCAAGTACCGAGTGAGCGTCGGTGCCTACGGTTGGGCCGGCGAGGGTCGACCCAGTATGCCCCGAGACGTCGGCACGGCCTCACATG ATACGTGCATGCCACCTTCTCCCCCGACCGAGCCCATCGTTGTGGCGATATCCGACACGGAGTTGGCGTTGTCGTGGCAGCAAGGGGAGAGCGAGGGCAGCGCGCCCATCCGCCACTTCCTGGTTGCTTACATCAG GCCGGAAATGGACACGGAGTGGACATACATCCGTGAGCCCATCGAGAGCAACTCCATGGTTATGAAGGGCCTCATACCCGAGACCGAATACCAGTTTGTCGTCCGAGCCGTCAACGTGCACGGGGCGAGCCCGCCAAGCCACGTCAACAATCCGGTGCGCACCCTGG GAGCCTCAGACGTGGGCAGCGGTGATTACGGACGTTACTTCACGGATACGCAGATCAAGGACGATGACGGTTTTGACATGGACGACTCAGACTATGATATATTTATTGAGGAA CTGAAGCCGTTCCCCGGTATCGGCCAAGACAGCGGCAAGTCGCAGCTTCGCTCTCGTTCTGGTCCGTCGGGTCAGAACATTGTGTACCGCATGAACACCGTGGCATCCCCCAATTCCACAACGTTACCTTCAGCTTCTCCCTCCACCACCACTTCCACCACTACGTCAGCCATCTTCCCGGATTTCTCAGATCTGATTTTTCCTACCAGCGCAGAGCGCGAGGTCATAACCACTACCACCACCACTTCAAG CACGGCTACGGCTGCACCCACCACCGCTGTCACCATGTCCCAGTGGAAGGGCGGCGTCCCTCGAGTGTACCAACTGACTTGTGATGACACCGTGTGCCCCCCTGACAGCTTTTGCCTTGCAGACTTGGAAAGGGGAGGCTCGAGATGCCACTGCAACCTCGGACGTGCCGGTGACACTTGTGCTCAAG AGGTGTCCGTCAAGTTTCCCAGGTTCCATGGCTACTCCCACATGACCTTTGAACCCCTGAAGAACTCCTACCAGACCTTTCAGATCTCGGTGGAGTTCAAG GCGGATGCAGAGGATGGCTTACTGTTGTACTGTGGTGAGAACGAACACGGCCGCGGCGACTTCGCCTCTTTGGCCCTGCTGCAAGGCAAGCTACATTACAG GTTTAACTGCGGAAAAGGCGCCGCTCAGATCGCCAGTGAGAGCCGCGTGGTCATCGGTCAGTGGCATACGGTCACCATCTTCAGGGATGGTACAAGTGGCTGGTTGCGGCTGGACAATGACACGCCCATATCTGGTCGATCACCG GGCCAGTTCAGCAAGATCACGTTCCGCTCACCGCTCTATGTCGGCGGAGCTCCGAACGCTTACGGGCTGGCGAGAGCGACGGGCGCCACTGGAGGCTTTATGGGCTGCATCCAAAGCTTGAGCCTCAACGGCATGGCTACCGACGTCAGACCGTGGCCGCTGGGCAGAGCGCTGAGCGGCGCTGACGTAG GCGAGTGCAGCGAGAGCGTGTGCGACGTAGTGAGCTGCGGAAACGGCGGCAAGTGCCTTGCCAACCGTGCCGACGGCTTCATCTGCCTCTGTCCGCTTGGCTTCAGGGGAGAACTGTGCCAAGATA GCTTCTCTCTGTCCTCACCGCTCTTCAACGAGACAATGTTGTCTTACGCTGTGGTGCCATGGCCTCAGCCCTCCCAGAGCTACTTGTCCTTCATGGAGTTCGAGATGACATTCCGACCGTCAGCGCCCGATGGCACCCTGCTCTACAGCGACGATGACAGCAGTGGTGACTTCTTGGCAATCAACCTGCTGGATGGATACGTGGAGTTCAGATTCGACTGTGGTTCGGGAGGGGCTGTTTTAAG GAGCGAGGAGCAGATTGATATGGACGCATGGCATGAGCTGAGGGTGTCCCGCACGGCGAAAAGTGGAATCCTGCAAGTGGACAGTCAGAAGGCAGTGGAAGGCTTTGCTGAG GGAGCTTTCACGCAAATCAACTGCAGCTCTGGACTTTACATCGGTGGGGTAGCACTGTATGAGAAAACCAAGAAAACGGCGGGCGTCAGGAAGGCCTTCACTGGAATGATTCAAAAG TTGGTTCTGAACGATCGGACCATTGACTTGACGAGCGGCTCAGCGAGTGGCGTCAATGTGGCCAACTCGGAGCACCTGTGTGTTCAAAGCCCTTGCGCCAACGGCGGCACCTGCAGGCCTAAGTGGGACGCCTACGAGTGTGATTGCCCCCTCGGATACGACGGCAGACATTGCCAGAAAG CTGTGACGGAAGCCATTGAGATCCCCCAGTTCATGGGTCGCAGTTACCTCACGTATGACAACAGGGACATTGTCAAAAG GGTGTCAGGTTTGCGGAACAACGTGTTCATGCGCTTCAAGAGCAGCGCCAGTGACGGCCTGCTGCTGTGGAGAGGAGACACCCCCATGAGAGCCAATAGTGACTTCCTGTCTGTCGGCCTGCGGGATGGCACACTCATCTTCAG TTACAACCTGGGCAGTGGTGCGGCAAGCATCGTGGTCAACGGAACCTTCACTGATGGGAAATGGCACAGGCTCAAAGCTGTCAG GGATGGTCAGTCCGGTAAGCTGACCGTGGACGATTATGGTGCCAAAACAGGCCGGTCGCCAGGCAAGATGAGACAACTCAACATAAACGGACCCTTATATGTTG GAGGCATGAAGGAGATTGCTCTACACACCAACCGGCAGTACGTAGGCGGCTTGCTAGGCTGTGTGTCGCACTTCACGCTGTCCACCGATTACCACGTGGCGCTGGTGGAAGACGCCGCCGACGGCAAGAACATCAATACGTGCTCTACTTAG
- the LOC133154651 gene encoding pikachurin isoform X1 encodes MASRNCTRTRTSFLLHFVLFAICCLATRSTAARRSSARRADRLSPPLDIQLESVNCSAFSVRWKMPRRHVSTITGYKIFYTELKNGRPLGTASVKDVPLSVDMLTTGQFDGQANFDVDIGNLKVNTKYRVSVGAYGWAGEGRPSMPRDVGTASHDTCMPPSPPTEPIVVAISDTELALSWQQGESEGSAPIRHFLVAYIRPEMDTEWTYIREPIESNSMVMKGLIPETEYQFVVRAVNVHGASPPSHVNNPVRTLGASDVGSGDYGRYFTDTQIKDDDGFDMDDSDYDIFIEELKPFPGIGQDSGKSQLRSRSGPSGQNIVYRMNTVASPNSTTLPSASPSTTTSTTTSAIFPDFSDLIFPTSAEREVITTTTTTSSTATAAPTTAVTMSQWKGGVPRVYQLTCDDTVCPPDSFCLADLERGGSRCHCNLGRAGDTCAQEVSVKFPRFHGYSHMTFEPLKNSYQTFQISVEFKADAEDGLLLYCGENEHGRGDFASLALLQGKLHYRFNCGKGAAQIASESRVVIGQWHTVTIFRDGTSGWLRLDNDTPISGRSPGQFSKITFRSPLYVGGAPNAYGLARATGATGGFMGCIQSLSLNGMATDVRPWPLGRALSGADVGECSESVCDVVSCGNGGKCLANRADGFICLCPLGFRGELCQDSFSLSSPLFNETMLSYAVVPWPQPSQSYLSFMEFEMTFRPSAPDGTLLYSDDDSSGDFLAINLLDGYVEFRFDCGSGGAVLRSEEQIDMDAWHELRVSRTAKSGILQVDSQKAVEGFAEGAFTQINCSSGLYIGGVALYEKTKKTAGVRKAFTGMIQKLVLNDRTIDLTSGSASGVNVANSEHLCVQSPCANGGTCRPKWDAYECDCPLGYDGRHCQKECGNYCLNTVTEAIEIPQFMGRSYLTYDNRDIVKRVSGLRNNVFMRFKSSASDGLLLWRGDTPMRANSDFLSVGLRDGTLIFSYNLGSGAASIVVNGTFTDGKWHRLKAVRDGQSGKLTVDDYGAKTGRSPGKMRQLNINGPLYVGGMKEIALHTNRQYVGGLLGCVSHFTLSTDYHVALVEDAADGKNINTCST; translated from the exons ATCGTCTGAGTCCTCCGTTGGACATCCAGTTGGAGAGCGTCAACTGCAGTGCCTTCAGCGTGCGATGGAAGATGCCACGGAGACATGTCAGCACCATCACCGGATACAAG ATATTCTACACTGAGTTGAAAAATGGCCGTCCCCTAGGTACAGCCTCTGTAAAGGATGTCCCTCTTAGTGTGGATATGCTGACTACG GGCCAATTTGATGGACAGGCAAATTTT GATGTGGATATAGGTAACCTAAAGGTGAACACCAAGTACCGAGTGAGCGTCGGTGCCTACGGTTGGGCCGGCGAGGGTCGACCCAGTATGCCCCGAGACGTCGGCACGGCCTCACATG ATACGTGCATGCCACCTTCTCCCCCGACCGAGCCCATCGTTGTGGCGATATCCGACACGGAGTTGGCGTTGTCGTGGCAGCAAGGGGAGAGCGAGGGCAGCGCGCCCATCCGCCACTTCCTGGTTGCTTACATCAG GCCGGAAATGGACACGGAGTGGACATACATCCGTGAGCCCATCGAGAGCAACTCCATGGTTATGAAGGGCCTCATACCCGAGACCGAATACCAGTTTGTCGTCCGAGCCGTCAACGTGCACGGGGCGAGCCCGCCAAGCCACGTCAACAATCCGGTGCGCACCCTGG GAGCCTCAGACGTGGGCAGCGGTGATTACGGACGTTACTTCACGGATACGCAGATCAAGGACGATGACGGTTTTGACATGGACGACTCAGACTATGATATATTTATTGAGGAA CTGAAGCCGTTCCCCGGTATCGGCCAAGACAGCGGCAAGTCGCAGCTTCGCTCTCGTTCTGGTCCGTCGGGTCAGAACATTGTGTACCGCATGAACACCGTGGCATCCCCCAATTCCACAACGTTACCTTCAGCTTCTCCCTCCACCACCACTTCCACCACTACGTCAGCCATCTTCCCGGATTTCTCAGATCTGATTTTTCCTACCAGCGCAGAGCGCGAGGTCATAACCACTACCACCACCACTTCAAG CACGGCTACGGCTGCACCCACCACCGCTGTCACCATGTCCCAGTGGAAGGGCGGCGTCCCTCGAGTGTACCAACTGACTTGTGATGACACCGTGTGCCCCCCTGACAGCTTTTGCCTTGCAGACTTGGAAAGGGGAGGCTCGAGATGCCACTGCAACCTCGGACGTGCCGGTGACACTTGTGCTCAAG AGGTGTCCGTCAAGTTTCCCAGGTTCCATGGCTACTCCCACATGACCTTTGAACCCCTGAAGAACTCCTACCAGACCTTTCAGATCTCGGTGGAGTTCAAG GCGGATGCAGAGGATGGCTTACTGTTGTACTGTGGTGAGAACGAACACGGCCGCGGCGACTTCGCCTCTTTGGCCCTGCTGCAAGGCAAGCTACATTACAG GTTTAACTGCGGAAAAGGCGCCGCTCAGATCGCCAGTGAGAGCCGCGTGGTCATCGGTCAGTGGCATACGGTCACCATCTTCAGGGATGGTACAAGTGGCTGGTTGCGGCTGGACAATGACACGCCCATATCTGGTCGATCACCG GGCCAGTTCAGCAAGATCACGTTCCGCTCACCGCTCTATGTCGGCGGAGCTCCGAACGCTTACGGGCTGGCGAGAGCGACGGGCGCCACTGGAGGCTTTATGGGCTGCATCCAAAGCTTGAGCCTCAACGGCATGGCTACCGACGTCAGACCGTGGCCGCTGGGCAGAGCGCTGAGCGGCGCTGACGTAG GCGAGTGCAGCGAGAGCGTGTGCGACGTAGTGAGCTGCGGAAACGGCGGCAAGTGCCTTGCCAACCGTGCCGACGGCTTCATCTGCCTCTGTCCGCTTGGCTTCAGGGGAGAACTGTGCCAAGATA GCTTCTCTCTGTCCTCACCGCTCTTCAACGAGACAATGTTGTCTTACGCTGTGGTGCCATGGCCTCAGCCCTCCCAGAGCTACTTGTCCTTCATGGAGTTCGAGATGACATTCCGACCGTCAGCGCCCGATGGCACCCTGCTCTACAGCGACGATGACAGCAGTGGTGACTTCTTGGCAATCAACCTGCTGGATGGATACGTGGAGTTCAGATTCGACTGTGGTTCGGGAGGGGCTGTTTTAAG GAGCGAGGAGCAGATTGATATGGACGCATGGCATGAGCTGAGGGTGTCCCGCACGGCGAAAAGTGGAATCCTGCAAGTGGACAGTCAGAAGGCAGTGGAAGGCTTTGCTGAG GGAGCTTTCACGCAAATCAACTGCAGCTCTGGACTTTACATCGGTGGGGTAGCACTGTATGAGAAAACCAAGAAAACGGCGGGCGTCAGGAAGGCCTTCACTGGAATGATTCAAAAG TTGGTTCTGAACGATCGGACCATTGACTTGACGAGCGGCTCAGCGAGTGGCGTCAATGTGGCCAACTCGGAGCACCTGTGTGTTCAAAGCCCTTGCGCCAACGGCGGCACCTGCAGGCCTAAGTGGGACGCCTACGAGTGTGATTGCCCCCTCGGATACGACGGCAGACATTGCCAGAAAG AGTGTGGAAACTACTGCTTGAACA CTGTGACGGAAGCCATTGAGATCCCCCAGTTCATGGGTCGCAGTTACCTCACGTATGACAACAGGGACATTGTCAAAAG GGTGTCAGGTTTGCGGAACAACGTGTTCATGCGCTTCAAGAGCAGCGCCAGTGACGGCCTGCTGCTGTGGAGAGGAGACACCCCCATGAGAGCCAATAGTGACTTCCTGTCTGTCGGCCTGCGGGATGGCACACTCATCTTCAG TTACAACCTGGGCAGTGGTGCGGCAAGCATCGTGGTCAACGGAACCTTCACTGATGGGAAATGGCACAGGCTCAAAGCTGTCAG GGATGGTCAGTCCGGTAAGCTGACCGTGGACGATTATGGTGCCAAAACAGGCCGGTCGCCAGGCAAGATGAGACAACTCAACATAAACGGACCCTTATATGTTG GAGGCATGAAGGAGATTGCTCTACACACCAACCGGCAGTACGTAGGCGGCTTGCTAGGCTGTGTGTCGCACTTCACGCTGTCCACCGATTACCACGTGGCGCTGGTGGAAGACGCCGCCGACGGCAAGAACATCAATACGTGCTCTACTTAG